AGCAGTGTTCAACCAtggaaaaaaattcaattctaGACACGGACCTATGAATAAAACTCATACAGAGTGTATCGAACTGATCTGAAAAAATATTACTTACTTGGTGAGTTGAAAGGAAGAATATGTCCGGATCCTCATAGAAAGCATCGTTTGTCCCATTCCCATGGTGAACATCAAAATCAATTATAAAGACACGCTTCAAGCCATGTGCACGCTGAGCATAACGAGCTGCAATTGCAATATTACCAAACACACAAAAACCCATTGGACCCTTTGGAATTGCATGGTGTCCTGGAGGTCTTATCAAAGCAAAACCTGTAGGTGGATCCCTGCTTTTCTTTGACTCGGCTACCTggaataagaaaaagaatgtATTGGACGAGACGAGATTTACACCATATAAAATATACATCTTCTTGATGTAGAGTCTCATAATCAATTGAACTTCTAAGCGAATGAATCACCAGAACAGTTCAGAATACATAGTAGCCTAGATTATCAGCAAGACACTGATCGAGAAATCACCACTGAATCAATTAAGGCAATTCCTGCTCCAGCTGCTATAAGTGAGTCCTGAAATGTCTACAGTATATTCACAAAACTCTTAGTAGAAGCAgaactgaaaaagaaaaatatttgattttttttaaataatggCTATCCAGTTTGCTTGTAAAATAAAACTggggtctggtatgtgatactTACATCAACAGTTGCATATGTTGGTCCAGAGCCTTCTATTAAAATAAGGCCGTCTTTTGAGGCTTGATCCATAGCCTAGAAATGGATCGATGGAGGGGCAAAATAAGATGACTAAACAAATAATATATCCAAAGGAGCAAATAGTCCTCACAATTGATGGTTCTAAAATACAATTGATGCATAAATGATgaatcaaaatcaagaaatatATTGTATCCCTCTTTAGTATtacattagaaaaaaaaattcaagcaCCAATACTGTCCAAAGCTAACAATATCAGTAGGAAAAGTGAAGACAAAGAAACACCATATGCAAGGAAAGAGTGGAGATCATACACAGACCAATTCATTTCTCAGGCTATATACATGAAATGCGAGAAGTCGAAAATTTCTTTTAGTATCCCCAGTACTGAAAGAAAAAGATCTATACAATATTAATTTGCTAATAACTTAGAAGCTACCTTTTCAAGGCCTAATACATATGATTGTGTATGAACACTTGTGATGTCATCCACTGATGCAGACCTAAAATTTTGAAGTTCAATAACCTTCGAGCCACGGAACTGGGTTACAAAGAGAAGATGATTAAACAAACTGGAATATATTGTAATACAAATATTTCTATAAAGAAATAGAACAAGATGTTCACTAAGTGACTAAAACAATTAGGTATATATGTGTTACGGAAACAACATCCTTAACTACCAATAACTGGATGGAGAACAATATCCTAGTGTTCCTATTAACAGATTGTGTGGCCTAATGTCATTGCATGCCTTTGATATCTGTCGATAGTAGTTGTCAAGCAACTCTATGAAGACAATTTTGAAGAGTACATGGTCAGTCAGAGCATATTTGAACTAGCCTACATGAGGATCAATGGCAAGGACTTTGAGGTCCCGTACTTGGAAGATCTGTTACCTAAATGACTTGCAATGAATTTGGTGTAGAAGGAAATAAAAGTATGGATAAAGTATGCTCCTATTACAACAAAAAATAGAACTTAAATCAGAACTTGAAACTTCTTTTGTGAAACTATGATTGTATTAAGATTATTGGTAACAATCAGGATAATCGCAATTTGAAAAAGATCAGGAGCTGCAAGAGATATATTCTACTGAATACTATATATTTCTCAATTTCTCCTTGCCACATTGGAAACGTGAGTCAAAAATGTTTTAGAGTTGAGATCTTTCCATCCTAtgagttatattttgacaGAGTGGACGATACCTTCGGTGTGAGCTCCATTTCTTCAAGAGTCTGCACTATTGCAGGAACTCTAAAGTGAGACTCTGGATGAGCTTCCTGTTGGAAATAATGAGTTCGGAGTAGAATTAGAGGCATATAGTATAAGAGTTAATGCTACAattagaaaattaagtaaaaaGACTACTGAGAAGAATAGCTAATGACTCAACAGATTTATGGTTGATCAAAGAACTTGTCGTGAGATATTAATCATATTATATCCTCTCAATGATAAGTTGACAATTTTTCAAATACTATATCACAAAATGACAATATTTGAAGAGTTTCCCAGCAACTGACACCATTTTGATGGGATAATGTAGAACTATTCTCAGAAAACACATTGCTTACATGACCTGTATTACATGAAGTATGATCAACAGAATAGTACAGCAGTGATAATGACGACTACACTGATTTGTTATCTGGGTAAGTACTCAATGATAATGAACCAAAGCCTAAGATGTGGATGGGAATGTTCTCAGCAATAGAATAAGCAGATAAGCCAACACAAAAAAGGTTTAAAACAGGAGCAGGACAGAGAACAGACTAGTTGATACTATTCAAGGCATCATGCAGCAAGTCCAATTAATCACACTTGCATAGTTCATTATATGCATGGCCCATAAAGGACTTGCATTTGATCGAATTctaaaatttcaagaaaaTCAATCCCAAAAGCAAAGGAAAGGGAAGTTCTCAGCTTATAAGATTACTGTACCTGGTTATGACCCATGGCAGGAGCTACCGCATAAATTATACGAGCTTCACATGATTTTATATTAACAGGTACATCAAAACTTTCTCCAGTACCATTTGAAAAAGAACTAGAAGCGTCAGTTTTTTTGGAGAAACATCTGGTTCCCCTTCGTAAACTCTTATACAATACTCCATCTGTTGCAAATATTGCATCCAGATTAAGTCTTTCAGGACTTCTCCAGGAGCAAAAACGCTGCCGTGCCAAAAACAACATATTCCCTAAAACCAGAACAGTTACCTTCAGAATCTACAGAATGCAACAATACATCAAACACTCACAACTATTGCACATACCATACCCATACATCTGAAACAACAAATTATTTGCATGATTATGATTGAATTAGAGAAATAATATCTCAAGCAACATACCATACATCAGTGAGAAGCCAAATATGAGGAAGAACATTACCGTGACTGATAAAAGGAAAACCTTGAAACCAATTGATTTCATGCTTGGTATTACAGGAGGCAGATTCATTATACTGTTTAAGATATGTTACTATTTAACTTGTTATTAACTAGCTTAGCGAGGCTAAACTCAACTTCGTGCCAACTGTTGGTTCCAAACGTGTGTGAACCTCGCTCATTTCCTATGCCATTGCAACTTAGCTGCTTCACTAAAACCACTGAAAAAATAAAGTTCTTTCAATTAATCATACTCACGGATAGGCACTTGATATAGACCTACTTGCCTGTCCTGTCAGACTGTTGATAAAGAATGCATGAATATTCCTCCGGGAAATGATTTTTTCAAGGAGATTACAAATGTTAAAGACTTAAAGCCATTGTCTTGCATACCAATTGAAGTTACAAAGCCAGGTAATTACACATGTTTATGTAATTTCCTGTATAGAGTTGGAAAAAATGTTCCATAATCTCCCTCATTTACTCCCTTTGATGAAGTGATAATTCATTTTGGGATCTTAAGATACTAATCAACGGTCAAAGACACAAACTTAAAGACGCGTGATCACAATCTAGTGAAagctagaaaacaaaatccagCAGCTTGTCTCATAATATAGAGCATTGCAAGCTTGCAACACCAGAAAGGCAGAAACTGTTCCCCTACAATAAGAAACTGACCATTAACCATAACCCATTACCTCAAGTTACTAAGGGATCACAAACTTGACACCAACCAACAGAGACTTGTATACTAATTGTCAAACCCAGATGGAAAAAGCTAACAAATTCGATATAACTCATGAAGCATATAGCCAAAACCCAGAAGAGGGAAAATTTTAAGGGTTGAGAAAGAGATTGGTTTACCAGCCAATGATGGCGGGGAAGGAACTGAAAGGAGGTCCATGAAGACAGTGGAGCTCTAGAGGTGAAGAAAACTTGTAGCGTTTACGAGAACGTTAAACGGCAGAAGGCGGCAACATGGCAAACTCGAACCAAAACATAGGATATCAGGTTGATAAACCTATGGCTTCAAAACTAGATTTTtcattctctttctctcaccCACGTAAAAGAAACATTCCTACTAATTATTTTTCACAAATTCGATGTGACACTtagacctctctctctctcggtttgCCAAGCCACATCATAGAAGTTGTATTTTCTTTGGCTGGATTGAAAGACTCGAAATATATCTAAAAGCCAATGGATTAAAGAACCGA
This genomic interval from Argentina anserina chromosome 1, drPotAnse1.1, whole genome shotgun sequence contains the following:
- the LOC126785014 gene encoding histone deacetylase 14, chloroplastic isoform X1, producing the protein MDLLSVPSPPSLAVVLVKQLSCNGIGNERGSHTFGTNSWHEILKVTVLVLGNMLFLARQRFCSWRSPERLNLDAIFATDGVLYKSLRRGTRCFSKKTDASSSFSNGTGESFDVPVNIKSCEARIIYAVAPAMGHNQEAHPESHFRVPAIVQTLEEMELTPKFRGSKVIELQNFRSASVDDITSVHTQSYVLGLEKAMDQASKDGLILIEGSGPTYATVDTFQDSLIAAGAGIALIDSVVAESKKSRDPPTGFALIRPPGHHAIPKGPMGFCVFGNIAIAARYAQRAHGLKRVFIIDFDVHHGNGTNDAFYEDPDIFFLSTHQDGSYPGTGKFDEIGKGDGEGTTLNLPLPGGSGDFAMRSVFDEVIVPCAQRFKPDIILVSAGYDAHALDPLASLQFTTGTYYMLAASIQQLAKDMCGGRCVFFLEGGYNLDSLSYSVADSFRAFLKEPSLASTFDNPAMLYEEPSMKVKEAIQRVKHMHSL
- the LOC126785014 gene encoding histone deacetylase 14, chloroplastic isoform X2 encodes the protein MDLLSVPSPPSLAGNMLFLARQRFCSWRSPERLNLDAIFATDGVLYKSLRRGTRCFSKKTDASSSFSNGTGESFDVPVNIKSCEARIIYAVAPAMGHNQEAHPESHFRVPAIVQTLEEMELTPKFRGSKVIELQNFRSASVDDITSVHTQSYVLGLEKAMDQASKDGLILIEGSGPTYATVDTFQDSLIAAGAGIALIDSVVAESKKSRDPPTGFALIRPPGHHAIPKGPMGFCVFGNIAIAARYAQRAHGLKRVFIIDFDVHHGNGTNDAFYEDPDIFFLSTHQDGSYPGTGKFDEIGKGDGEGTTLNLPLPGGSGDFAMRSVFDEVIVPCAQRFKPDIILVSAGYDAHALDPLASLQFTTGTYYMLAASIQQLAKDMCGGRCVFFLEGGYNLDSLSYSVADSFRAFLKEPSLASTFDNPAMLYEEPSMKVKEAIQRVKHMHSL
- the LOC126785014 gene encoding histone deacetylase 14, chloroplastic isoform X3, which gives rise to MLFLARQRFCSWRSPERLNLDAIFATDGVLYKSLRRGTRCFSKKTDASSSFSNGTGESFDVPVNIKSCEARIIYAVAPAMGHNQEAHPESHFRVPAIVQTLEEMELTPKFRGSKVIELQNFRSASVDDITSVHTQSYVLGLEKAMDQASKDGLILIEGSGPTYATVDTFQDSLIAAGAGIALIDSVVAESKKSRDPPTGFALIRPPGHHAIPKGPMGFCVFGNIAIAARYAQRAHGLKRVFIIDFDVHHGNGTNDAFYEDPDIFFLSTHQDGSYPGTGKFDEIGKGDGEGTTLNLPLPGGSGDFAMRSVFDEVIVPCAQRFKPDIILVSAGYDAHALDPLASLQFTTGTYYMLAASIQQLAKDMCGGRCVFFLEGGYNLDSLSYSVADSFRAFLKEPSLASTFDNPAMLYEEPSMKVKEAIQRVKHMHSL